From the Anguilla anguilla isolate fAngAng1 chromosome 6, fAngAng1.pri, whole genome shotgun sequence genome, one window contains:
- the calm1b gene encoding calmodulin-1b: MADQLTEEQIAEFKEAFSLFDKDGDGTITTKELGTVMRSLGQNPTEAELQDMINEVDADGNGTIDFPEFLTMMARKMKDTDSEEEIREAFRVFDKDGNGYISAAELRHVMTNLGEKLTDEEVDEMIREADIDGDGQVNYEEFVQMMTAK, encoded by the exons gcTGACCAATTAACAGAGGAACAAATCGCTG AGTTCAAGGAGGCCTTTTCCTTATTCGACAAGGACGGCGATGGCACCATCACGACGAAAGAGCTGGGCACGGTGATGAGGTCACTGGGACAGAACCCCACGGAGGCGGAGCTTCAGGACATGATCAACGAGGTGGACGCCGACG GCAACGGAACCATCGACTTCCCAGAGTTCCTGACCATGATGGCCAGGAAAATGAAGGACACAGACAGCGAAGAGGAGATCCGCGAGGCCTTCCGGGTATTTGACAAG GATGGAAACGGTTACATCAGTGCAGCCGAGCTCCGTCACGTCATGACCAACCTGGGGGAGAAGCTAACGGACGAGGAGGTAGACGAGATGATCAGAGAGGCGGACATCGATGGCGACGGGCAGGTCAATTACGAAG AATTTGTACAAATGATGACTGCAAAATGA